Proteins encoded within one genomic window of Triticum aestivum cultivar Chinese Spring chromosome 2D, IWGSC CS RefSeq v2.1, whole genome shotgun sequence:
- the LOC123052812 gene encoding indole-3-acetaldehyde oxidase, which yields MASSTPPSAALFAVNGQRFELRGGDDPGATLLDFIRTRTRFTGPKLGCGEGGCGACVVLLSTYDAAADQVSHAAVSSCLALVHGLHHCAVTTTEGLGNSRDGLHAVHARFAGFHASQCGFCTPGMCMSLAAALAGAEGKGSGPPPREGFSRLTSADAERAVVGNLCRCTGYRPIADACKSFAADVDLEDLGLNSFWKKGDAHVDKLPPYKEGSIGAFPEFLKAEIIASLRVDKCMSATVMVGSESSWHRPRSVEEYYRLIASDSFDGSGTKVVAGNTSSGVYREAEVYDRYIDLRDIPELNSVSKDSEGVQIGAATSISRVIEILRREGDDCKDVIFGKIADHMEKVSSYYVRNTATLGGNLVMAQRDEFPSDIATILLAAGSSVCIQVSSGKLNVTLDEFLEMPPCDYKALLLSISLPRCTPENVSSSAGAVNMTGDKTESSLLFETYRAAPRPLGNAVAYLNCAFFAQISSDESSGSLILEKLHLAFGAFGTRHAIRARDVEKYLVGKPISASVLLEACNVLKKSIVPKEGTTHSAYRSSLAVAFLFTFLYPMTKRNVKPARSARLNGHAASDTNGNPNCPPSADIDLSLKETNGVKSGLHSNDHILESCKQIVEIGKDYLPVGIPAKKVGAELQASGEAVYVDDIPSPEGCLYGAFVYSTKPLAHVNSIELDPSLEQLKTVAVITVKDIPKGGVNFGANTIFGPEPLFGDPLTQCAGEPLGIVVAETRNFANIAAKRAVVTYSTETLDSPVLSIEEAVRRCSYFETPPFLLPQNIGDFSKGMEEADQKIYSAEVKLNSQYYFYMETQTALAIPDEDNCMVVYSSSQCPEAAQNNIATCLGLPCHSVRVITRRVGGGFGGKAVRSLPVATACALAAFKLRRPVRMYLDRKTDMIMTGGRHPMKICYSIGFKSDGKVTGLHVDLFINAGMTMDISPIIPHNFIEALKKYNWGAFSYDAKICKTNISTRSAMRGPGEVQGSYVAEAIIEHVASVLSTDANLVRQRNIHTVESLALFHSECLENALGYTLPSICNQLTASANYQYRSEIIQTFNKTSQWKKRGLSFVPIVHKVLSRPTPGKVSILNDGSIVVEVGGIELGQGLWTKVKQMAAFGLGQLWADRSQDLLERVRVIQADTLSVVQGGWTTGSTTSECSCEAVRLACNIMVDRLKSLKEQLQEKHGKVSWDGLISQAKMAGMDLSAREYYIPGASGSYLNYGAAASEVEIDLLTGATTVLRSDLIYDCGQSLNPAVDMGQVEGAFVQGIGYFMSEEYVTNTDGLVVSDGTWTYKIPTVDTIPKQFNVELRNSGFHKKRVLSSKASGEPPLLLAASVHCATRDAIAAARKELHCCGSGSSSPSFFELEVPAIMPVVKELCGLDNVEKYLETLVGSK from the exons ATGGCTTCCTCGACGCCGCCGTCCGCGGCGCTCTTTGCCGTCAACGGCCAGCGCTTCGAGCTCCGCGGTGGCGACGACCCGGGCGCCACCCTCCTCGACTTCATCCGCACCCGCACCCGCTTCACCGGCCCCAAGCTCGGCTGCGGCGAAG GTGGGTGCGGCGCGTGCGTAGTGCTGCTCTCCACGTACGACGCAGCGGCCGACCAGGTCTCGCACGCCGCCGTGAGCTCGTGCCTGGCCCTTGTGCACGGGCTCCACCACTGCGCGGTCACCACCACCGAGGGGCTCGGGAACAGCCGCGACGGGCTCCACGCCGTGCACGCGCGATTCGCGGGCTTCCACGCCTCGCAGTGCGGCTTCTGCACGCCCGGGATGTGCATGTCCCTCGCCGCCGCGCTAGCCGGCGCAGAGGGCAAGGGGTCCGGTCCGCCTCCGCGGGAGGGGTTCTCGAGGCTCACGTCGGCTGACGCGGAGCGCGCCGTCGTGGGTAACCTGTGCCGCTGCACGGGGTACCGCCCCATTGCCGACGCCTGCAAGAGCTTCGCGGCAGACGTCGATTTGGAGGACCTTGGTCTCAACTCCTTCTGGAAAAAGGGAGACGCTCATGTCGACAAATTGCCACCGTACAAGGAGGGGAGCATTGGTGCTTTCCCGGAATTTCTCAAGGCTGAGATCATAGCCTCTCTGAGGGTTGATAAGTGTATGTCGGCTACGGTAATGGTGGGGAGCGAGAGCTCTTGGCATCGACCTCGGAGTGTGGAAGAGTACTACAGGCTGATAGCTTCCGATTCATTCGATGGAAGTGGCACAAAGGTGGTCGCAGGCAACACCTCTTCTGGTGTTTACAGGGAGGCAGAGGTGTATGATAGGTACATTGACCTGAGAGACATCCCAGAGTTGAATTCAGTATCCAAGGATTCCGAGGGTGTTCAAATTGGAGCTGCAACATCGATCTCTCGGGTTATTGAGATTTTAAGACGAGAAGGTGATGACTGCAAGGATGTCATCTTTGGTAAGATTGCTGATCACATGGAAAAGGTGTCCTCTTATTATGTTCGGAACACGGCAACCTTGGGTGGAAATTTGGTGATGGCGCAAAGGGACGAATTTCCCTCTGATATTGCAACTATTCTTCTTGCTGCTGGTTCGTCAGTGTGCATCCAGGTATCATCAGGAAAATTGAATGTCACGTTGGATGAGTTCCTGGAAATGCCACCGTGTGATTACAAGGCACTACTCTTAAGCATTTCTCTTCCTCGTTGTACTCCTGAGAATGTCTCATCAAGTGCTGGGGCTGTAAATATGACAGGAGATAAGACAGAAAGTTCACTGCTATTTGAGACATACCGAGCTGCTCCGCGCCCTCTTGGAAATGCAGTTGCTTACCTTAACTGCGCTTTCTTTGCTCAAATCTCCTCTGATGAAAGTTCAGGAAGCTTAATACTGGAAAAACTACATTTAGCTTTTGGTGCATTTGGAACCCGACATGCTATCAGGGCTAGAGACGTTGAGAAGTACTTAGTTGGTAAACCCATTAGTGCATCAGTCCTGCTTGAAGCATGCAACGTTCTTAAGAAAAGCATTGTTCCAAAAGAAGGCACAACACATTCTGCTTACAgatcaagcttggcagttgccttTCTGTTTACTTTTCTTTACCCGATGACCAAACGAAATGTGAAGCCTGCAAGATCAGCTCGTCTAAATGGCCATGCTGCTTCTGATACCAATGGAAATCCAAATTGTCCACCCAGTGCAGATATTGACTTGTCACTTAAGGAGACCAATGGTGTGAAATCTGGTCTGCATAGCAATGACCACATACTTGAATCTTGCAAGCAGATAGTTGAAATCGGTAAAGATTATCTCCCAGTTGGCATACCAGCCAAGAAAGTTGGAGCAGAACTCCAAGCCTCTG GTgaggctgtatatgtggatgacatcccTTCTCCAGAGGGCTGCCTTTATGGAGCATTTGTATATAGTACAAAGCCTTTAGCTCATGTGAATAGCATAGAGCTTGACCCTTCTCTCGAGCAGCTGAAAACTGTGGCAGTTATCACTGTTAAGGATATTCCAAAGGGGGGTGTCAATTTTGGGGCCAACACTATATTTGGACCTGAACCTCTGTTTGGCGATCCACTTACTCAGTGTGCTGGGGAACCTCTTGGTATCGTG GTTGCagaaacacgaaattttgccaatATAGCTGCCAAACGAGCTGTAGTCACCTACAGCACAGAAACTTTGGATAGCCCAGTTTTATCGATAGAGGAGGCAGTTAGAAGATGCAGTTATTTTGAAACCCCACCATTTCTTCTTCCGCAAAATATTGGTGATTTTTCCAAAGGGATGGAAGAAGCCGATCAGAAGATCTACTCAGCTGAG GTGAAGCTTAACTCACAGTATTACTTTTACATGGAAACACAAACTGCTCTAGCCATACCTGATGAGGATAATTGCATGGTAGTGTATAGCTCAAGTCAGTGCCCTGAGGCAGCACAAAATAACATTGCAACATGCCTCGGTTTACCTTGTCACAGTGTTCGTGTTATCACTAGAAGAGTTGGTGGTGGCTTCGGAGGGAAAGCTGTTAGATCATTACCA GTGGCGACGGCCTGTGCACTTGCAGCATTTAAGTTGCGTCGTCCTGTTCGAATGTATCTTGATCGCAAGACTGACATGATAATGACTGGAGGTCGGCATCCTATGAAAATATGCTATTCGATAGGATTCAAATCAGATGGGAAGGTCACAGGATTGCATGTAGATTTGTTCATAAATGCAGGAATGACCATGGATATTAGCCCAATTATTCCTCATAATTTCATAGAGGCACTGAAGAAATATAATTGGGGTGCCTTTTCATATGATGCAAAGATTTGCAAAACAAACATTTCAACACGGTCTGCAATGCGGGGCCCTGGAGAAGTGCAAGGTTCTTATGTTGCTGAAGCTATTATTGAGCATGTGGCGTCAGTTCTCTCTACTGATGCTAATTTGGTAAGGCAGAGAAATATTCACACAGTGGAGAGCCTTGCTTTGTTTCACAGTGAGTGCCTGGAAAATGCCTTGGGGTATACACTTCCCTCTATCTGTAATCAGTTGACTGCATCAGCAAATTACCAATATCGTTCAGAAATAATCCAGACCTTTAACAAAACCAGCCAGTGGAAAAAGAGGGGACTTTCTTTTGTTCCGATAGTGCATAAAGTGTTATCTCGACCGACACCTGGAAAGGTGTCTATTCTTAACGATGGATCCATTGTTGTTGAAGTTGGAGGCATTGAGTTAGGCCAGGGGCTTTGGACAAAAGTGAAGCAGATGGCAGCATTTGGTCTTGGACAGTTGTGGGCTGATCGAAGCCAAGACCTGTTGGAAAGAGTAAGAGTTATTCAAGCAGACACGTTAAGTGTGGTACAGGGAGGGTGGACCACAGGGAGTACCACATCAGAATGCAGCTGTGAAGCAGTTCGACTTGCCTGCAATATCATGGTTGACAGGCTGAAATCACTCAAGGAGCAATTGCAAGAAAAGCATGGCAAAGTTTCATGGGATGGACTAATTTCACAG GCAAAAATGGCTGGTATGGATTTGTCAGCAAGAGAATATTACATTCCTGGGGCTTCTGGTTCATACCTAAACTACGGAGCTGCTGCTAGTGAG GTAGAGATTGATCTTCTCACGGGAGCAACTACGGTTTTGCGCAGTGATCTTATATATGACTGTGGCCAGAGCTTAAATCCTGCTGTGGACATGGGGCAG GTGGAAGGGGCCTTTGTTCAGGGAATTGGTTATTTCATGAGTGAGGAATATGTGACCAATACGGACGGGCTGGTTGTCTCGGACGGGACTTGGACATACAAGATCCCAACCGTGGACACCATCCCTAAACAGTTTAATGTTGAGCTGCGCAACAGTGGATTTCACAAGAAGAGAGTGCTGTCTTCAAAAG